Proteins from a genomic interval of Erwinia sp. SLM-02:
- a CDS encoding nucleoside-specific channel-forming protein Tsx: MKYKIMMAGALAALSYTHSSFADTSSSPEYVSDWWHQSVNVVGSYHTRFGPQLNNDVYLEYEAFAKKDWFDFYGYIDVPKFFGVGNGNDKGAWDNGSPFFMEIEPRFSIDKLTGTNLGFGPFKEWYFANNYIYDMGDNRANRQNTWYMGLGTDIDTHSDVGLSLNVYAKYQWANYGAANENEWDGYRFKVKYFVPITSLWGGNLSYIGFTNFDWGSDLGDNSAPARTSNSIASSHILSLGYDHWHYSFVARYFHNGGQWNDGTELNFGNGPFHVKSNGFGYYLVVGYNF; this comes from the coding sequence ATGAAATATAAAATTATGATGGCTGGCGCGCTGGCAGCGCTCTCTTATACCCATTCCTCTTTCGCAGATACGAGCAGCAGCCCTGAATACGTTTCCGACTGGTGGCACCAGAGCGTCAACGTAGTAGGAAGCTACCACACCCGTTTCGGACCTCAGCTGAACAACGATGTTTACCTGGAATATGAAGCCTTCGCGAAAAAAGACTGGTTTGATTTCTACGGTTACATCGATGTGCCTAAATTCTTCGGCGTGGGCAACGGTAACGATAAGGGCGCATGGGATAACGGTTCCCCGTTCTTTATGGAAATTGAACCCCGCTTCTCTATCGATAAACTGACCGGCACTAACCTGGGCTTTGGTCCGTTCAAAGAGTGGTATTTCGCCAACAACTATATCTACGATATGGGTGACAACCGCGCTAACCGCCAGAACACCTGGTACATGGGTCTGGGTACCGATATCGATACGCATTCGGACGTTGGCCTGTCGCTGAACGTTTATGCGAAGTATCAGTGGGCGAACTACGGTGCCGCTAACGAAAATGAGTGGGATGGCTATCGCTTCAAGGTGAAATACTTTGTGCCGATCACCAGCCTGTGGGGCGGTAACCTGAGCTATATCGGCTTCACCAACTTTGACTGGGGTTCCGATCTGGGCGACAACTCCGCGCCAGCGCGCACCAGCAACTCTATCGCCTCCAGTCATATTCTGTCACTGGGCTACGATCACTGGCACTACTCGTTCGTGGCGCGTTACTTCCACAACGGCGGCCAGTGGAACGATGGCACCGAGCTGAACTTCGGCAACGGTCCGTTCCACGTCAAATCTAACGGTTTTGGTTACTACCTGGTTGTCGGCTACAACTTCTGA
- the speG gene encoding spermidine N1-acetyltransferase produces the protein MSADHSIKLRPLEREDLRFVHQLDNNASVMRYWFEEPYEAFVELSDLYDKHIHDQSERRFVVEHKGVSAGLVELVEIDHIHRRAEFQIIIAPSHQGKGLASRAAKMAMEYGFSVLNLYKLYLIVDKENEKAIHIYRKLGFIVEGELIHEFFINGEYRNTIRMCIFQHQYLEKFRPVNGSGMVSPTAQ, from the coding sequence ATGTCTGCCGATCACAGCATTAAGCTGCGGCCTCTGGAACGTGAGGATCTGCGTTTTGTTCATCAGCTTGATAATAACGCCAGCGTGATGCGTTACTGGTTTGAAGAACCGTATGAAGCTTTTGTTGAACTCTCCGATCTTTATGACAAGCATATTCACGATCAGAGCGAACGGCGGTTTGTGGTAGAGCATAAAGGGGTCAGCGCCGGGCTGGTTGAACTGGTGGAGATCGATCACATCCACCGCCGGGCGGAGTTTCAGATTATTATCGCGCCCAGCCATCAGGGTAAAGGGCTGGCCAGCAGAGCGGCAAAAATGGCGATGGAGTACGGTTTCTCAGTACTGAATCTGTACAAGCTCTATCTGATCGTCGACAAAGAAAACGAGAAGGCTATCCATATTTACCGCAAGCTGGGCTTTATCGTGGAAGGGGAACTCATTCACGAATTCTTTATTAACGGGGAGTACCGCAACACCATCCGTATGTGCATTTTCCAGCATCAGTATCTGGAAAAATTCAGGCCGGTAAACGGCAGTGGGATGGTCAGCCCAACGGCCCAGTAA
- a CDS encoding DUF2002 family protein yields MYLRPDEVARVLEKAGFEMDTVTAKSYGYSRGENYVYVNREARLGRTALVIHPTLKERSQAIAVPASDIKTCEHYVRFPMYLVGDSNDHYGIPYGFSSRAALERYLERMFD; encoded by the coding sequence ATGTATTTACGACCTGATGAGGTAGCTCGCGTACTGGAAAAGGCGGGATTTGAGATGGATACGGTTACCGCTAAAAGCTACGGTTACAGTCGGGGTGAAAACTACGTCTATGTTAATCGTGAGGCGCGATTGGGTCGTACGGCGCTGGTGATCCATCCGACATTGAAAGAGAGGAGCCAGGCCATTGCGGTACCGGCTTCAGATATTAAAACCTGTGAACACTATGTCCGCTTCCCGATGTATCTGGTTGGGGATTCGAACGATCACTACGGTATTCCTTACGGATTCAGCTCACGTGCCGCGCTGGAACGCTATCTGGAACGCATGTTCGACTGA
- a CDS encoding DUF883 family protein, translated as MFNRTAKNNDIDLSEDVSLLADTLDDLLKSYGSKAKDDVEGARNRAESLLKETRARLQGNNRVTQAARDAGAQVDTYVRDKPWHGVGIGAALGVVIGALIATTTTRR; from the coding sequence ATGTTCAACCGGACAGCGAAAAATAATGATATTGACCTGAGTGAAGATGTTTCACTGCTGGCAGATACGCTTGATGACCTGCTGAAATCCTACGGCAGTAAAGCGAAGGATGACGTGGAAGGGGCCAGAAACCGTGCAGAAAGCCTGTTGAAAGAGACCCGCGCCAGACTGCAGGGCAATAACCGGGTAACTCAGGCAGCCAGGGATGCGGGCGCGCAGGTGGACACCTATGTTCGTGACAAACCCTGGCACGGCGTTGGGATCGGCGCCGCCCTCGGCGTCGTCATCGGGGCACTCATCGCCACCACCACAACCCGCCGTTAG
- the nrdH gene encoding glutaredoxin-like protein NrdH has product MRIIIYTKNNCVQCNATKNAMDKKGIDYQLINLDSEPAHVETLKSLGYRQVPVVMAEQDHWSGFRPDKIQALSHLAAVRG; this is encoded by the coding sequence ATGCGCATTATTATTTACACTAAAAATAATTGTGTCCAGTGCAACGCGACAAAAAATGCGATGGATAAGAAAGGGATCGACTATCAGCTGATCAACCTCGATAGCGAACCTGCTCACGTTGAAACTCTCAAGTCTCTTGGTTATCGCCAGGTCCCGGTCGTCATGGCCGAACAGGATCACTGGAGCGGTTTCCGCCCGGATAAAATTCAGGCGTTAAGCCATCTGGCTGCCGTCCGGGGTTAA
- the nrdI gene encoding class Ib ribonucleoside-diphosphate reductase assembly flavoprotein NrdI, which yields MTTLVYFSSLSENTHRFVTRLNLPARRIPLDSAQRLQVDQPYILIVPSYGGGTSHGAVPKQVIQFLNDTNNRQLIRGVIAAGNRNFGEAYCLAGDIIARKCQVPYLYRFELMGTADDIANVYKGVTEFWQRQTAPS from the coding sequence ATGACTACGCTGGTATATTTCTCCAGCCTGTCGGAAAACACCCACCGTTTTGTTACCCGCTTAAACCTGCCGGCGCGACGCATTCCGTTAGACAGCGCTCAGCGCCTGCAGGTAGACCAGCCCTATATTCTGATCGTGCCCAGCTACGGCGGCGGCACGAGTCATGGCGCGGTGCCTAAGCAGGTCATTCAGTTTCTTAATGATACCAATAATCGTCAGCTGATCCGCGGCGTTATCGCTGCCGGAAACCGTAACTTCGGTGAGGCCTACTGCCTCGCTGGCGACATTATTGCGCGTAAATGTCAGGTGCCGTACCTCTATCGCTTTGAGCTGATGGGCACCGCCGACGATATCGCTAACGTTTACAAGGGAGTAACCGAATTTTGGCAGCGACAGACAGCACCCTCATAG
- the nrdE gene encoding class 1b ribonucleoside-diphosphate reductase subunit alpha has protein sequence MEAAAAAPDYHALNAMLNLYDAEGNIQFEKDREATRQYFIQHVIPNSVQFASVAERLQYLVAEGYYEADVLNAYPFDFVCALFEQAYSRRFRFQTFLGAWKFYTSYTLKTFDGKRYLEGFTERVCMVALTLAKGDQALALSLTDEILAGRFQPATPTFLNCGKQQRGELVSCFLLRIEDNMESIGRAVNSALQLSKRGGGVAFLLSNLRESGAPIKRIENQSSGVIPVMKMLEDAFSYANQLGARQGAGAVYLNAHHPDILRFLDTKRENADEKIRIKTLSLGVVIPDVTFQLAKDNQPMALFSPYDVERLYGLPFADISISEKYDEMLADERIRRTFINPREFFQTLAEIQFESGYPYIMFEDTVNRANPIHGRINMSNLCSEILQVNTPTEYNDDLSYRRIGKDISCNLGSLNIAHAMDSEDFARTVEIAIRGLTAVSDQSHISSVPSVEEGNAQSHAIGLGQMNLHGYLARERIQYGSEEGLDFTNIYFYTITYHALRTSNLLARERGTTFSGFSDSRYASGEYFNQYVEQSWQPRTARVAALFADAGIEIPTREQWQTLKAAVMKDGLYNQNLQAIPPTGSISYINHATSSIHPIVSRIEIRKEGKTGRVYYPAPFMNNDNQDFYRDAYDIGPEAIIDTYAEATRHVDQGLSLTLFFRDTATTRDINKAQIYAWKKGIKTLYYIRLRQMALQGTEVEGCVSCSL, from the coding sequence ATAGAGGCCGCAGCGGCCGCACCTGATTATCACGCGCTCAATGCGATGCTGAATCTGTATGATGCCGAGGGCAACATCCAGTTCGAAAAAGATCGCGAAGCCACGCGTCAGTACTTTATCCAGCACGTTATTCCTAACAGCGTGCAGTTCGCTTCCGTGGCCGAGCGTTTACAATATCTGGTCGCGGAAGGCTATTACGAAGCCGATGTGCTGAACGCCTATCCGTTCGACTTCGTTTGCGCGCTGTTCGAGCAGGCCTACTCGCGCCGCTTCCGCTTCCAGACGTTTTTGGGTGCCTGGAAATTTTATACCAGCTACACGCTGAAAACCTTCGATGGCAAACGCTATCTGGAAGGCTTTACCGAGCGCGTATGCATGGTGGCGCTGACCCTGGCGAAAGGTGACCAGGCGCTGGCGCTGTCGCTGACCGATGAGATCCTCGCCGGGCGCTTCCAGCCTGCGACCCCCACCTTCCTGAACTGCGGCAAACAGCAGCGCGGCGAGCTGGTGTCCTGCTTCCTGCTGCGTATTGAAGACAATATGGAGTCGATTGGTCGTGCGGTAAACTCGGCGCTGCAGCTTTCCAAGCGCGGCGGCGGCGTAGCGTTCCTGCTTTCGAACCTGCGCGAATCCGGCGCACCGATCAAGCGCATTGAAAACCAGTCATCCGGCGTGATCCCGGTGATGAAGATGCTGGAAGATGCCTTCTCTTATGCCAATCAGCTGGGCGCACGCCAGGGTGCCGGTGCCGTTTATCTGAACGCCCACCACCCGGATATTCTGCGCTTCCTGGATACCAAGCGCGAAAACGCCGATGAAAAAATTCGCATAAAAACGCTGTCGCTCGGCGTGGTCATTCCTGATGTGACTTTCCAGCTGGCGAAAGACAATCAGCCGATGGCGCTGTTCTCCCCGTATGACGTGGAGCGCCTCTACGGCCTGCCGTTTGCCGATATCAGCATCAGCGAGAAGTATGACGAGATGCTGGCCGACGAGCGCATCCGCCGAACGTTTATTAATCCGCGCGAATTCTTCCAGACGCTGGCAGAAATCCAGTTTGAATCGGGCTATCCGTACATCATGTTTGAAGATACGGTTAATCGCGCCAACCCGATCCACGGGCGGATTAATATGAGCAACCTGTGCTCGGAGATCCTGCAGGTTAACACCCCGACCGAGTACAACGACGATCTCAGCTATCGCCGCATCGGCAAGGATATTTCCTGCAACCTCGGTTCGCTGAATATTGCCCACGCCATGGATTCAGAAGACTTTGCCCGCACGGTAGAAATCGCGATACGCGGTCTGACCGCGGTTTCCGATCAGAGCCACATCAGCTCGGTGCCGTCCGTTGAGGAGGGTAATGCGCAGTCGCACGCTATCGGCCTGGGTCAGATGAACCTGCACGGCTATCTGGCACGCGAACGCATTCAGTACGGCAGCGAAGAGGGTCTGGATTTCACCAATATTTACTTCTATACGATCACCTATCACGCACTGAGGACTTCGAACCTGCTGGCGCGTGAACGCGGTACTACCTTCAGCGGCTTTAGCGATTCACGCTATGCCAGCGGTGAGTATTTTAATCAGTACGTTGAGCAGAGCTGGCAGCCGCGCACTGCCCGCGTCGCCGCACTGTTTGCCGATGCCGGGATTGAGATCCCGACCCGCGAGCAGTGGCAGACGCTGAAAGCGGCGGTGATGAAAGACGGTCTGTATAACCAGAACCTGCAGGCTATCCCACCGACCGGTTCGATTTCGTATATCAACCACGCGACATCGAGCATTCATCCGATCGTCTCGCGGATTGAGATCCGTAAAGAGGGCAAAACCGGGCGCGTTTACTACCCGGCCCCGTTTATGAATAACGATAATCAGGACTTCTACCGCGATGCCTACGACATCGGACCGGAAGCGATTATTGATACCTATGCTGAAGCCACCCGCCATGTCGATCAGGGCCTGTCGCTGACGCTGTTCTTCCGCGATACCGCCACCACCCGCGATATCAATAAAGCGCAGATCTATGCGTGGAAGAAAGGCATCAAGACGCTGTACTACATCCGTCTGCGTCAGATGGCCCTGCAGGGAACCGAAGTGGAAGGCTGCGTTTCCTGTTCGCTGTAA
- the nrdF gene encoding class 1b ribonucleoside-diphosphate reductase subunit beta translates to MKLKKVHAINWNKIEDEKDLEVWNRLTSNFWLPEKVPLSNDIPAWNGLNADEQQLTIRVFTGLTLLDTIQNTLGAPALMADALTPHEEAVMSNISFMEAVHARSYSSIFSTLCHTSDVDAAYAWSEENAPLQRKADIILQHYYENDPLKKKIASVFLESFLFYSGFYLPMYWSSRGKLTNTADLIRLIIKDEAVHGYYIGYKYQKALESQSAERKEDLQQFAVGLLLELYENEVEYTDALYQGVGWQEDVKKFLHYNANKALMNLGYEALFPAEMTDVNPAILSALSPNADENHDFFSGSGSSYVMGKAVDTEDEDWDF, encoded by the coding sequence ATGAAACTGAAGAAAGTTCACGCTATTAACTGGAATAAAATCGAAGACGAAAAGGACCTGGAAGTGTGGAACCGCCTGACCAGCAACTTCTGGCTGCCGGAAAAGGTACCGTTGTCGAACGATATTCCGGCGTGGAACGGTCTCAATGCCGATGAACAGCAGCTGACCATCCGCGTGTTCACCGGCCTGACGCTGCTGGATACCATCCAGAACACCCTGGGCGCTCCGGCGCTGATGGCCGATGCGCTCACCCCGCATGAAGAGGCGGTGATGTCCAACATCAGCTTTATGGAGGCGGTGCATGCCCGCTCCTACAGCTCGATCTTCTCTACGCTTTGCCACACCAGCGATGTCGATGCCGCCTACGCGTGGAGCGAAGAGAACGCGCCGCTGCAGCGCAAGGCCGACATCATCCTGCAGCACTACTATGAAAACGACCCGCTGAAAAAGAAAATTGCCAGCGTGTTCCTGGAATCGTTCCTGTTCTACTCCGGTTTTTATCTGCCGATGTACTGGTCCAGCCGCGGTAAGCTGACCAACACCGCCGACCTTATCCGCCTGATTATTAAAGATGAAGCGGTACACGGCTACTACATTGGCTATAAGTACCAGAAAGCGCTGGAAAGCCAGAGTGCCGAGCGTAAAGAGGATCTGCAGCAGTTCGCCGTAGGGCTGCTGCTGGAGCTGTATGAGAACGAAGTGGAATATACCGATGCGCTTTACCAGGGCGTCGGCTGGCAGGAAGATGTGAAAAAATTCCTGCACTACAACGCCAATAAGGCGCTGATGAACCTGGGCTATGAGGCGCTGTTCCCGGCGGAAATGACCGATGTGAACCCGGCAATTCTTTCCGCACTGTCACCGAACGCGGATGAAAACCACGACTTCTTCTCCGGTTCCGGTTCATCCTACGTCATGGGTAAAGCGGTCGATACCGAAGACGAAGACTGGGACTTTTAA
- the proV gene encoding glycine betaine/L-proline ABC transporter ATP-binding protein ProV — MAIKLEVKNLYKVFGEHPERAFKYIDKGLSKEAILEKTGLSLGVKDASLAIEEGEIFVIMGLSGSGKSTMVRLLNRLIEPTRGQVIIDGEDIAKISDSELRQVRRNKISMVFQSFALMPHMTVLNNTAFGMELAGTPLQERQEKALEALRQVGLENYAHSYPDELSGGMRQRVGLARALAINPDILLMDEAFSALDPLIRTEMQDELVKLQSRHQRTIVFISHDLDEAMRIGDRIAIMQGGEVVQVGTPDEILNNPANDYVRTFFRGVDISQVFSAKDIARRSAAALIRQAPGFGPRSAIKLLQDNDREYGYVLAKEKFVGVVSTDSLKAALAAGEGLNHAFLENPAAVPGDTSLSDLLSHVAQAPCAVPVTGEQGQYIGIISKGMLLQALDRDGGQP, encoded by the coding sequence ATGGCAATTAAATTAGAAGTTAAGAATTTATATAAAGTTTTTGGGGAACATCCCGAGCGGGCATTTAAGTATATTGATAAAGGGCTCAGCAAAGAGGCGATTCTGGAAAAAACCGGGCTGTCTCTTGGCGTTAAGGACGCCAGTCTGGCCATTGAAGAAGGCGAGATCTTCGTCATCATGGGGCTCTCCGGTTCCGGCAAGTCCACCATGGTTCGCCTTCTCAATCGTCTGATTGAACCCACCCGCGGCCAGGTCATTATTGACGGTGAAGATATTGCCAAAATATCTGACAGTGAATTACGTCAGGTCCGCAGAAATAAGATCAGCATGGTATTCCAGTCATTCGCGCTGATGCCGCATATGACGGTATTAAATAATACCGCCTTCGGTATGGAATTAGCGGGAACGCCGTTGCAGGAGCGACAGGAAAAAGCGCTGGAAGCGCTGCGCCAGGTGGGTCTTGAAAATTATGCTCATTCTTATCCCGATGAACTTTCCGGCGGCATGCGTCAGCGTGTGGGATTAGCCCGCGCGCTGGCAATTAATCCGGATATATTATTGATGGATGAAGCATTCTCCGCGCTCGATCCCTTAATCCGTACTGAAATGCAGGATGAGCTGGTAAAACTGCAATCCCGGCATCAGCGCACCATCGTATTTATCTCCCACGATCTGGATGAAGCCATGCGAATTGGCGACCGTATTGCGATTATGCAGGGCGGTGAAGTGGTGCAGGTGGGTACACCGGACGAAATCCTGAATAACCCGGCCAATGACTATGTCCGCACCTTCTTCCGCGGCGTGGACATCAGCCAGGTGTTCAGCGCGAAGGATATTGCCCGCCGCAGTGCCGCCGCGCTGATCCGCCAGGCTCCGGGCTTTGGCCCTCGCTCGGCGATCAAGCTGCTGCAGGACAACGACCGCGAATACGGCTACGTGCTGGCGAAAGAGAAATTCGTCGGCGTGGTCTCCACCGATTCCCTGAAAGCGGCCCTGGCCGCCGGAGAGGGGCTGAATCATGCGTTTCTGGAAAATCCTGCGGCGGTGCCGGGCGACACGTCGTTAAGCGACCTGCTGTCCCACGTGGCGCAGGCTCCCTGTGCGGTTCCGGTGACCGGCGAACAGGGTCAATACATCGGTATTATTTCCAAAGGCATGTTACTGCAAGCATTAGATCGTGATGGAGGTCAACCATGA
- the proW gene encoding glycine betaine/L-proline ABC transporter permease ProW, with protein sequence MSKQTSNPWDTSTSAADGGQAASGNAASASSDPWGGSTTAPADGGTSGAPADGNAAASSSDPWGSSASAPADGGAASAPTDGGATTGGDAWGAPDGGHAAASGGSDWLNSAPAPQVEHFNILDPFHKTLIPLDSWVTTGIDWVVSHFRPLFQGIRLPVDYILSGFQQLLTGMPAPVAIVLFALIAWQMSGLGMGIATLVSLVAIGAIGAWSQAMVTLALVLTALLFCIVIGLPLGIWLARSERAAKIIRPLLDAMQTTPAFVYLVPIVMLFGIGNVPGVVVTIIFALPPIVRLTILGIKQVPADLIEASESFGASPRQMLFKVQLPLAMPTIMAGVNQTLMLALSMVVIASMIAVGGLGQMVLRGIGRLDMGLATVGGVGIVILAIILDRLTQSLGRDVRSRGNRRWYATGPLGLLTRPFVK encoded by the coding sequence ATGAGCAAACAAACCAGTAATCCGTGGGACACGTCCACCAGCGCCGCAGACGGCGGCCAGGCAGCGAGCGGTAACGCAGCGTCGGCCAGTAGCGATCCCTGGGGTGGCAGCACGACGGCGCCGGCTGATGGCGGCACGTCGGGCGCACCGGCTGACGGGAACGCAGCGGCCTCCAGCAGCGATCCCTGGGGCAGCAGCGCATCGGCACCCGCCGATGGCGGCGCGGCTTCAGCCCCGACTGACGGCGGCGCCACCACCGGCGGTGACGCCTGGGGCGCACCCGACGGCGGTCACGCCGCAGCCAGCGGCGGCAGCGACTGGCTGAACAGCGCACCGGCTCCGCAGGTTGAACATTTCAATATCCTCGACCCGTTTCACAAAACGCTGATCCCGCTGGATAGCTGGGTGACTACCGGCATCGACTGGGTGGTATCGCATTTTCGCCCGCTGTTCCAGGGGATCCGCCTGCCGGTGGACTATATCCTCAGCGGCTTCCAGCAGTTACTGACCGGGATGCCCGCGCCGGTAGCGATCGTGCTGTTCGCGCTGATTGCCTGGCAGATGTCAGGGCTGGGAATGGGCATCGCCACGCTGGTTTCACTGGTGGCCATCGGCGCTATCGGTGCCTGGTCGCAGGCGATGGTGACGCTGGCGCTGGTGCTGACCGCCCTGCTGTTTTGTATCGTCATCGGGCTACCTCTGGGGATCTGGCTGGCGCGCAGCGAGCGGGCAGCAAAAATTATTCGTCCGCTGCTGGATGCCATGCAGACGACCCCCGCGTTCGTCTATCTGGTGCCGATAGTCATGCTGTTCGGTATCGGTAACGTGCCGGGCGTGGTGGTGACGATTATCTTTGCCCTGCCGCCGATAGTTCGTCTGACTATCCTCGGCATCAAGCAGGTCCCTGCCGATCTGATTGAGGCGTCGGAATCGTTCGGTGCCAGCCCGCGCCAGATGCTGTTTAAAGTGCAGCTGCCGCTGGCGATGCCGACCATTATGGCCGGCGTGAACCAGACGCTGATGCTGGCCCTGTCGATGGTGGTTATTGCGTCGATGATTGCCGTCGGCGGTCTGGGCCAGATGGTCCTGCGCGGCATTGGCCGACTCGATATGGGTCTGGCTACCGTTGGCGGCGTCGGCATCGTGATTCTGGCGATTATCCTCGACCGCCTGACCCAGTCGCTGGGCCGCGACGTTCGCAGCCGCGGCAACCGCCGCTGGTACGCGACCGGTCCGCTGGGTCTGCTGACCCGTCCGTTTGTGAAATAA
- the proX gene encoding glycine betaine/L-proline ABC transporter substrate-binding protein ProX produces MRKTALLAAALTTLAAAQVSAADLPGKGITVKPVQSTISEESFQTQLVSRALEKLGYTVDSTSEVDYNVGYTSIASGDATFTAVNWQPLHDDMYKAAGGDAKFYREGTYVQGAAQGYLIDKKTAEKYHITRIDQLKDPKLAKLFDTNGDGKADLTGCTPGWGCEAVINHQIKAFDLSNSVEHNQGNYSAMIADTITRFKEGKPILYYTWTPYWVSDVLVPGRDVVWLQVPFSSMPGEQKDVDTKLPNGANYGFPVNTMHIVANKAWAEKNPAAAKLFSEMKLPIADINAQNARMHTGQASEADINAHVDGWIKAHQAMFDGWVKDALAAAK; encoded by the coding sequence ATGCGCAAGACCGCACTGCTGGCCGCCGCATTAACTACGCTGGCCGCCGCTCAGGTTTCCGCCGCCGATCTTCCGGGTAAAGGCATCACCGTTAAGCCGGTTCAGAGCACCATCAGCGAAGAGAGCTTCCAGACGCAGCTGGTCAGCCGCGCGCTGGAAAAACTGGGCTACACCGTGGACAGCACCAGCGAGGTGGATTACAACGTTGGCTATACCTCGATCGCTTCCGGCGATGCCACCTTCACCGCCGTTAACTGGCAGCCGCTGCACGACGATATGTATAAAGCGGCAGGCGGCGACGCGAAATTCTACCGTGAAGGCACCTACGTTCAGGGCGCGGCCCAGGGTTATCTGATCGACAAGAAAACCGCCGAGAAATACCACATCACCCGCATCGATCAGCTGAAAGACCCTAAACTGGCGAAGCTGTTTGATACCAACGGCGACGGCAAAGCGGACCTGACCGGCTGTACGCCAGGCTGGGGCTGTGAAGCGGTGATTAACCATCAGATCAAAGCCTTCGACCTCAGCAACAGCGTTGAGCATAACCAGGGTAACTACTCGGCGATGATCGCCGATACCATAACCCGCTTCAAAGAAGGTAAACCGATCCTGTACTACACCTGGACGCCTTACTGGGTCAGCGATGTGCTGGTACCGGGACGCGATGTGGTGTGGCTGCAGGTGCCGTTCTCTTCCATGCCGGGCGAGCAGAAAGACGTGGATACCAAGCTGCCTAACGGCGCGAACTATGGTTTCCCGGTGAACACCATGCACATTGTTGCCAACAAAGCCTGGGCGGAGAAAAATCCGGCCGCGGCGAAACTGTTCTCTGAAATGAAGCTGCCGATTGCCGATATCAACGCACAGAATGCGCGCATGCATACCGGCCAGGCTTCCGAAGCCGATATCAACGCCCACGTTGACGGCTGGATCAAAGCTCACCAGGCAATGTTTGATGGCTGGGTAAAAGACGCACTGGCCGCGGCGAAATAA
- a CDS encoding MFS transporter — protein MKSPHTGLNPALVALMSVATGLSVACNYYVQPLLATIAQAFDLSFHQAGFIVTTAQLGYAAGLLLLVPLGDMLERRGLIVTMSLLAAGGMVITALSPTLPLMLLGTVLTGLFSVVAQILVPLAATLAAPEKRGRVVGTVMSGLLLGILLARTVAGGLAQLGGWRTVYWVASVLMVCMSLALWRYLPRYKQSVSLNYGQLLRSIFSLFAQHPILRTRAITGCLIFANFSVLWTSMAFLLSSPEWGYSEGEIGLLGLVGAAGALAARQAGALADKGKARLTTSIGLVLLLLSWGITAVGAHSLTALVIGILVLDLAVQGVHITNQSVIYRHMPEARNRLTSGYMTSYFIGGAAGSLLSASAYQMAGWYGVCVCGALLTVVNLFNWWRNSQHEAAAG, from the coding sequence ATGAAATCCCCCCATACCGGACTCAATCCGGCGCTGGTCGCACTGATGTCCGTTGCCACCGGTTTGTCCGTTGCCTGTAATTATTATGTTCAACCGCTGCTGGCGACTATTGCCCAGGCGTTCGATCTCTCTTTCCATCAGGCCGGTTTTATTGTCACCACCGCTCAGCTCGGCTACGCCGCGGGGCTGCTGCTGCTGGTACCGCTCGGCGATATGCTGGAGCGCCGCGGTTTAATCGTGACGATGAGCCTGCTGGCGGCAGGCGGGATGGTGATCACCGCCCTGTCCCCAACGCTGCCGCTGATGCTGCTGGGAACCGTACTGACCGGGCTGTTTTCCGTCGTAGCGCAGATCCTCGTACCGCTGGCCGCCACGCTGGCCGCGCCGGAAAAACGCGGCCGGGTGGTCGGCACGGTGATGAGTGGGCTGCTGCTGGGGATCCTGCTGGCGCGAACCGTTGCGGGCGGGCTGGCACAGCTGGGCGGCTGGCGCACCGTATACTGGGTCGCCAGCGTGCTGATGGTCTGTATGTCTCTGGCCCTGTGGCGCTATCTGCCGCGCTATAAGCAATCGGTTTCCCTGAATTACGGCCAGCTGCTGCGGTCGATTTTCTCGCTGTTTGCTCAGCACCCTATTCTGCGCACCCGGGCCATTACCGGCTGCCTGATTTTTGCCAACTTCAGCGTACTGTGGACCTCGATGGCGTTTCTGCTCTCCTCACCCGAATGGGGTTACTCCGAGGGAGAGATCGGCCTGCTGGGACTGGTGGGGGCGGCAGGGGCGCTGGCCGCACGTCAGGCCGGCGCGCTGGCGGATAAAGGCAAGGCCCGACTGACCACCAGCATAGGGTTAGTGCTCCTGCTTCTCTCGTGGGGGATTACAGCGGTGGGTGCGCACTCACTTACTGCGCTGGTGATCGGCATCCTGGTGCTCGACCTCGCGGTTCAGGGGGTGCATATCACCAACCAGAGCGTGATTTACCGTCATATGCCTGAAGCGCGTAACCGCCTGACATCGGGATACATGACCAGCTATTTTATCGGCGGCGCAGCGGGTTCCCTGCTCTCCGCCTCGGCGTATCAGATGGCGGGCTGGTATGGTGTCTGCGTGTGTGGTGCTCTGTTAACCGTCGTTAATCTATTCAACTGGTGGCGAAACTCTCAGCACGAGGCCGCCGCGGGCTGA